A genomic region of Oncorhynchus mykiss isolate Arlee chromosome 2, USDA_OmykA_1.1, whole genome shotgun sequence contains the following coding sequences:
- the LOC110538837 gene encoding rRNA 2'-O-methyltransferase fibrillarin has translation MPPGFSPRGGDRGGRGGFRGRGSFGDRGGGRGGFGDRGGRGGFRGRGGGGGFRSPSGEGGFRGRGGGRGTPRGRGGRGGFGAGRKVTVEPHRHEGVFICRGKEDALVTKNMVIGESVYGEKRMNVEEGETKIEYRAWNPFRSKLAAAILGGVDQIHIKPGSKVMYLGAASGTTVSHVSDIVGPEGLVYAVEFSHRSGRDLLNVAKKRTNIIPIIEDARHPHKYRMLVGMVDVIFADVAQPDQTRIVALNAHNFLKNGGHFVISIKANCIDSTAAPEAVFAAEVKKMGSENMKPQEQLTLEPYERDHAIVVGIYRPAPKNKK, from the exons ATGCCACCAG GATTCAGCCCCCGGGGTGGTGATCGAGGAGGCAGAGGAGGCTTCCGAGGAAGAGGAAGCTTTGGAGACAGAGGTGGTGGACGGGGAGGTTTTGGAGATAGAGGGGGACGGGGAGGGTTCAGAGGAAGAGGTGGTG GAGGTGGATTTAGGTCTCCAAGTGGCGAGGGTGGCTTCAGAGGCCGTGGAGGTGGTCGTGGCACCCCCAGGGGTAGAGGTGGACGCGGGGGCTTCGGCGCAGGCCGGAAAGTCACAGTGGAGCCTCATAGACATGAAG GTGTGTTCATCTGCCGTGGTAAGGAGGATGCCCTGGTGACAAAGAACATGGTAATTGGAGAGTCTGTGTATGGAGAAAAAAGGATGAATGTCGAGGAAGGAGAAACGAAGATTGAGTACAGAGCGTGGAACCCTTTCCGGTCAAAGCTGGCAGCAGCCATCTTGGGAGGAGTTGACCAGATCCACATCAAACCTGGCTCGAAGGTCATGTACCTGGGAGCTGCATCAGGGACGACAGTGTCCCACGTATCAGACATCGTTGGACCT GAGGGTCTTGTGTATGCTGTAGAGTTCTCTCACAGGTCAGGGCGTGATCTACTCAACGTTGCCAAAAAGAGAACCAATATCATTCCCATCATTGAGGACGCCCGGCATCCACACAAATACCGCATGCTTGTTG GCATGGTAGATGTCATCTTCGCTGATGTGGCCCAGCCTGATCAGACCAGAATTGTTGCACTCAACGCCCACAACTTCCTCAAGAACGGAGGGCACTTTGTCATCTCAATCAAG GCAAACTGCATTGACTCAACGGCAGCACCAGAGGCTGTGTTTGCTGCGGAGGTGAAGAAGATGGGCTCAGAAAACATGAAGCCCCAGGAGCAGCTGACACTGGAGCCTTATGAGAGAGATCACGCCATCGTAGTAGGAATCTACAG GCCTGCCCCCAAGAATAAGAAGTGA